A single region of the Geitlerinema sp. PCC 9228 genome encodes:
- the cobU gene encoding bifunctional adenosylcobinamide kinase/adenosylcobinamide-phosphate guanylyltransferase produces the protein MSFAKNDNFPTANRNVVLVTGAARSGKSEWAETLAIQGGKPVIYVATARVDWQDEDWCARIEKHQQRRPAHWQTWSVPVALPDAVDRVDSNYCLLVDSLGTWVANFLDANERSWQSWQNAFCRSLANARADVILVAEEVGWGVVPPYPQGRHFRDRLGELVRRVGAIAHPVYLIVAGQVLNLSVLGFPLAIQPSDEGSD, from the coding sequence ATGAGTTTCGCCAAAAACGACAACTTCCCCACGGCCAACCGCAATGTCGTTTTGGTAACCGGGGCGGCGCGTTCGGGAAAAAGTGAATGGGCAGAAACTTTGGCAATTCAAGGGGGAAAGCCCGTTATTTACGTGGCAACTGCCCGAGTTGATTGGCAAGATGAAGACTGGTGCGCCAGAATTGAAAAACACCAACAAAGACGACCTGCTCACTGGCAAACTTGGTCGGTTCCGGTAGCGTTGCCGGACGCGGTCGATCGGGTAGATAGCAATTATTGCCTGTTGGTGGATTCGTTGGGTACGTGGGTAGCCAATTTCCTTGATGCCAACGAACGTAGCTGGCAAAGCTGGCAGAATGCCTTTTGTAGAAGTTTGGCAAATGCTAGGGCTGATGTGATTTTGGTAGCAGAGGAGGTGGGATGGGGTGTGGTTCCCCCTTACCCGCAAGGGCGTCATTTTCGCGATCGCTTGGGAGAGTTGGTTCGCCGCGTGGGGGCAATTGCCCATCCGGTTTATTTAATTGTTGCCGGGCAGGTTTTAAATTTGAGTGTTTTAGGATTTCCCCTAGCCATCCAACCGTCGGACGAGGGGAGCGACTAG
- a CDS encoding ribonuclease Z, which produces MQITFLGTSSGVPTRARNVSSVALRLPQRAEIWLFDCGEGTQHQVLRSDLKSSQITRIFVTHMHGDHIFGLMGLLASCGLAGMPHEIHIYGPAALEAYLDACCRYSHTHFSFPIRFHQVKPGVVFEDREYRAIAGRLHHRIPAFGYRIEEKDRTGRFDAAKAKALGIPPGPVYGKLKQGKTVTLDDGRCIRGADLCGPPEVGRKVVYCTDTIYCEGAVELAQDADVLIHEATFAHQDAPLAFERLHSTSTMAAQVALAAQVKQLIMTHFSPRYAPGNSIQPEDLLYEARAIFPQTIMARDFLTYEVPRRQVAIAEKEA; this is translated from the coding sequence GTGCAAATCACATTTTTAGGAACCAGTTCTGGTGTCCCTACCCGAGCGCGGAATGTTTCCAGTGTTGCCCTGCGTTTGCCGCAGCGGGCGGAAATTTGGTTGTTTGACTGTGGGGAAGGTACCCAACATCAAGTATTGCGCAGCGATTTGAAAAGCAGCCAAATTACTCGGATTTTTGTTACCCACATGCATGGGGACCATATTTTTGGGTTGATGGGATTGCTGGCTAGCTGCGGGTTGGCAGGTATGCCCCACGAAATCCATATTTACGGTCCGGCGGCTTTGGAAGCATATTTGGATGCTTGCTGTCGCTACTCCCACACCCATTTTTCTTTTCCCATTCGCTTTCACCAGGTCAAACCAGGGGTGGTGTTTGAAGATAGGGAGTATCGCGCGATCGCAGGGCGACTGCACCACCGCATTCCGGCGTTTGGCTACCGCATTGAAGAAAAGGACCGCACCGGTCGCTTTGATGCGGCCAAGGCAAAAGCCCTGGGCATTCCCCCAGGACCGGTATATGGCAAACTCAAACAAGGGAAAACTGTTACTCTCGACGACGGTCGCTGCATTCGGGGAGCAGATTTGTGTGGACCGCCAGAGGTGGGGCGAAAGGTGGTTTACTGTACGGATACGATTTATTGCGAAGGCGCGGTGGAACTGGCACAAGATGCCGATGTTCTGATTCACGAAGCTACATTTGCTCACCAGGATGCCCCTTTGGCTTTTGAACGCTTGCATTCAACATCAACTATGGCAGCACAAGTGGCATTAGCTGCTCAAGTCAAACAGTTAATCATGACGCATTTTAGTCCCCGATATGCCCCTGGTAATTCTATTCAGCCGGAAGATTTGTTGTATGAGGCGCGAGCCATCTTTCCCCAGACCATTATGGCCCGCGATTTCCTCACCTACGAGGTACCTCGCCGCCAGGTAGCGATCGCCGAAAAAGAAGCCTAA
- a CDS encoding glycosyltransferase, with amino-acid sequence MPEPKISAVICTHNRDGYLGEAIDSLLAQEFEDFEIIVVDNASTDQTRQVVETRRPNPRLRYIYEENLGLNFARNRGVKESNAAIIAYLDDDAIATPTWLQHIYAVYQNDAAVGAAGGKIDLRWPQNLHPPAWLSKNLAGNLGDYDLGDQLHYIDHPGLTPRGLNYSLRRSVWEQVGGFDLKLDRSGSQKLLSNGDLYMTQRIMECGWKVAYLPEAVVAHQVFANRVNKRWFLNRGWWQGISEYYREELSGETGSGRISRGGERFLRGLVKYIKNVNHPDRRFENLVYAYGQLGYLTYLVKGMFVPEKDL; translated from the coding sequence ATGCCAGAGCCTAAAATTTCTGCTGTTATTTGCACGCACAACCGCGACGGCTATCTAGGGGAAGCCATAGATAGTTTGCTAGCGCAAGAGTTTGAAGATTTTGAAATTATTGTGGTAGACAACGCTTCTACAGACCAAACCCGCCAGGTGGTAGAAACCAGACGGCCCAATCCGCGTTTGCGGTACATTTACGAAGAAAATTTGGGGCTAAACTTTGCCCGCAATCGGGGCGTGAAAGAAAGTAACGCTGCCATTATCGCCTACTTAGACGACGATGCGATCGCCACGCCTACTTGGCTGCAGCATATCTACGCCGTCTACCAAAACGATGCCGCTGTGGGGGCAGCAGGCGGTAAAATCGACCTAAGATGGCCCCAGAACTTGCACCCCCCTGCCTGGCTTTCCAAAAACCTCGCTGGCAACTTGGGAGATTACGATTTGGGCGACCAACTGCACTATATCGACCATCCCGGTTTGACGCCGCGGGGATTGAATTATTCCCTACGTCGGTCGGTCTGGGAACAGGTGGGGGGATTCGACCTCAAACTGGACCGTTCTGGCAGCCAAAAATTGCTCTCCAATGGCGATTTGTACATGACCCAACGCATCATGGAATGCGGCTGGAAAGTAGCTTACCTTCCCGAAGCTGTGGTTGCTCACCAAGTGTTTGCCAATCGCGTGAACAAACGTTGGTTTCTCAATCGCGGTTGGTGGCAAGGGATTAGCGAATACTACCGCGAAGAACTTTCTGGGGAAACGGGATCCGGTCGCATTTCCCGCGGCGGCGAACGTTTTTTGCGCGGGTTGGTAAAATACATCAAAAATGTCAACCATCCCGACCGACGCTTTGAAAACTTGGTGTATGCCTACGGACAGTTGGGGTATTTAACCTATCTGGTCAAAGGCATGTTCGTACCGGAAAAAGATTTGTAA
- a CDS encoding glycosyltransferase family 1 protein — protein MAQQDAPSIALISVHGDPAIEIGKEEAGGQNVYVYEVGMALAQLGWQVDMFTRYADARDEPVVEHDRNCRTIRLVAGPKEFVPRDEIFDYLPEFVERLQQFQQENGRQYRLVHTNYWLSAWVGMELKRRQACQQVHTYHSLGAVKYQNVSDRPPIADTRLQVEKECLETAERIVATSPQEKEHMRSLLSEKGQIDIIPCGTDIHRFGHMNRNEARKQLNIAPDAKVLFYVGRFDPRKGIETMVRAASRSQILQEFDGDVHVIVGGGYRPGKSDGNERDRICGIATELGIDGITSFPGRIADEDLPTYYAAADVCVQPSHYEPFGLVAIEAMASGTPVVASNVGGLQFTVVSEETGLLCPPRDEVAFAQAIDRILADKSWRDRLGENARHRVESMFSWEGVAKQLSDLYAQLLEMPATTTPGTQ, from the coding sequence ATGGCCCAGCAAGATGCCCCTAGTATTGCCCTGATTTCCGTCCATGGCGACCCCGCCATTGAAATCGGCAAAGAGGAAGCTGGCGGACAAAATGTTTACGTCTATGAAGTGGGAATGGCTTTGGCGCAGTTGGGGTGGCAGGTTGATATGTTTACGCGCTACGCCGATGCGCGAGACGAACCTGTGGTCGAACACGATCGCAACTGTCGTACCATCCGCCTGGTGGCTGGTCCCAAAGAATTTGTTCCCCGAGACGAAATTTTTGACTATTTGCCCGAGTTTGTGGAACGGCTACAACAGTTCCAACAGGAAAACGGCCGACAATATCGGCTGGTACATACCAACTACTGGCTGTCGGCGTGGGTGGGGATGGAATTGAAACGCCGCCAAGCTTGCCAGCAAGTGCATACCTATCATTCTCTAGGTGCTGTCAAGTATCAAAATGTCAGCGATCGCCCACCGATTGCCGATACGCGGTTGCAAGTGGAAAAAGAATGCTTGGAAACTGCCGAACGCATTGTCGCCACCAGTCCCCAAGAAAAAGAACACATGCGATCGCTGCTGTCTGAGAAAGGCCAGATCGATATTATTCCCTGCGGAACCGATATCCACCGCTTCGGTCATATGAACCGCAACGAAGCGAGAAAACAGCTCAATATTGCCCCCGATGCCAAAGTTCTCTTTTATGTAGGACGGTTCGACCCCCGCAAAGGCATCGAAACCATGGTCCGCGCCGCCAGTCGTTCCCAAATTTTGCAAGAATTCGACGGCGATGTCCACGTGATTGTGGGAGGTGGCTACCGGCCGGGAAAAAGCGATGGCAACGAACGCGATCGCATCTGTGGCATTGCCACCGAACTCGGTATCGACGGTATCACCAGTTTCCCCGGTCGCATTGCTGACGAAGACCTACCCACCTATTACGCCGCTGCCGATGTGTGCGTCCAACCCAGCCATTACGAACCTTTCGGTTTGGTAGCCATCGAAGCCATGGCCAGCGGGACGCCGGTGGTGGCTAGCAATGTGGGGGGATTGCAATTTACCGTGGTTTCCGAGGAAACGGGTTTGCTATGTCCTCCCAGGGATGAGGTGGCCTTTGCCCAAGCCATCGACCGGATTTTGGCGGATAAAAGCTGGCGCGATCGCTTGGGAGAAAATGCCCGCCATCGGGTAGAATCTATGTTTAGTTGGGAAGGGGTAGCCAAACAACTGAGCGATTTGTATGCCCAGTTGTTGGAGATGCCCGCAACCACCACACCCGGCACCCAGTAA